Sequence from the Muntiacus reevesi chromosome 9, mMunRee1.1, whole genome shotgun sequence genome:
TATTCAATAAGAGATGTTTTTCATCATACCCAAGTTATTTAGCCTGAGAAGATACTACAGTTAAAAAATCACATGTTGTTTCCCTGAGAAGAGcaatttttcattgaaaatagGTGACATATTTCCCTACGGCCTCATTTTCGTCTTCTGTTCCAGAGCTTTTTCATGGCATTTTgcatctctccatttctcagtGTGTAGATCAGAGGGTTCAACATTGGGGTGACGATGGTGTAAAACACTGCCAAGTATTTATCAATGGGTAAAGTGGAAGGAGGTCTCACATACAGAGAAATACAGGGCACGAAGAGGAGGACCACCACAGTGacgtgggagccacaggtggaccAGGCTCTGCGCCTCCCTTCCCGACTGAGATCCTTCAGGGAGCGCAGGATGACCCCGTAGGAGAGGAGCAAGAGCGTGAAGAGGACCACGCAGATGGCCCCATCATTAGCCAGCACCGTGAAGCCAATGATGCGGATGTCAGTGCAGGCCAGTTTTAACAAGGGGTACATGTCACAGACGAAGTGGTCAATGACAATTGGGCCACAGAAGGGGAGATTGTAAACAAAGAGAATATGACCGATAGCATGTACAAACCCCCCAGTCCAGGCTAACAGCAGGAGCAGAACACATACCTGTTGATTCATCACTGTCATATAAtgcagaggcttgcagatggccacgtagcggtcataggccatgaccGCCAGGAGCAAaatctcagcaccaccaaataagTGCTCTGTAAAAAGTTGGGTCATGCATGCTTGGAATGAAATGGTTTTCTTCACACAGAATAAGTCTATAATCATATTTGGGGTGACTGTAGTAGAAAAAACAGCATCCATATGTGATAAGTTGCCAAGAAAGAAGTACGTGGGAATGCCAAGCGCTGGGCTGGACACCACGGTCAGGACAATGAGGAGGTTGCCCGCCATGGTCACGATGTAGATGAGCAAGAAGATGACAGATAGTATCTTCTGACCCTGGGGGCTCTGAGTGAGCCCCAAGAGGACAAACTCAGTTACATTGTTCATTTGTTCCATAGGTCTTTCTGCATCTTTTATTCAGAGTTCAGGACGACATTTCCTATCAATATAATTCTTATGACTGACTTCCTGACGTGTCATgataatttgttcattcattcaacaaatgagcAGTATGGTTCTTATACTTTCAGATATTATTAATAAGATCAAGGCTTATTAAAACATCATCATTAATCTCAAAATCTTGCACACTAATAGACAGGCAATTAATTAGTGACATTTGTGGGAAAAGGATGCATCATTAAATAAATGAGGTGTCACTATTAGCTTTCCATCTGGAAGCTAATTATTGTACATATAGCTATtatctattaaaaatttaaaaaattgattaaaagtttaataaaaatgtaaagcaagaTTTACTTTATATTTAGTATCCATTTCATAAAGGAGGTACACTTCTTCATTCTAGGGTTGAAAGAATATTCTTAACCAATCCTTGAAATCTCAAATAGGTTTTTTGACAATTTCATGATTTTTAAGGATTTAGGAAATGATACCAAAACAGCAATAGATGAAATGTTCGAAGAAAGACTTACATATTGGATGATACAGAGAGTTATCATCTaatgaagaaaagataaacataaaGTATGAAATGTGgaataaaatatcaacaaaataatTAACATAAGACTGCTTCTAAATGGCCAACAAACATGATAGGAGGCCTAAACCCACCTGTGAACAAAAAAATAGGACTTTAAGTATTTGTTCGAATTCTCGAGGGTCACTCAGTCAAGGTCTATAGATGCTACCTCATCTTTTAATTAACACACAATGTTAGAGaacatacaaattaaaactattatCAGAGTTATATATCTCTACCCATGGAACTATCCCA
This genomic interval carries:
- the LOC136175623 gene encoding putative olfactory receptor 4A4; the encoded protein is MEQMNNVTEFVLLGLTQSPQGQKILSVIFLLIYIVTMAGNLLIVLTVVSSPALGIPTYFFLGNLSHMDAVFSTTVTPNMIIDLFCVKKTISFQACMTQLFTEHLFGGAEILLLAVMAYDRYVAICKPLHYMTVMNQQVCVLLLLLAWTGGFVHAIGHILFVYNLPFCGPIVIDHFVCDMYPLLKLACTDIRIIGFTVLANDGAICVVLFTLLLLSYGVILRSLKDLSREGRRRAWSTCGSHVTVVVLLFVPCISLYVRPPSTLPIDKYLAVFYTIVTPMLNPLIYTLRNGEMQNAMKKLLGEDFTIFLSKIMQYFSELIGHALSCKQGWWMLSEDGRRRRGDARSRDIKDPEGRSCCGRASRRSLLIRFSPGSMHDTETLNWSAASLPVSHTVEIVDRQSWRTRAFELLLSLCFGEASISLLLENDNLIPNVYSSSDRFQALRTLFQAF